GGCACTGTAGTAGTAATCGTCTTCGCTGATAAGTCCGCGCTGCTTAGCGAAATTCAGCAGGCGGTTGATTTCTGTGTTGATGTTCATTTCTATTTCACCGCTTATTTTTCATAACCATTGGGATGTTTCTGATGCCAGTTCCAGGCTGTGCCAATTACCTGCTTCACATCGGTGTAGCGGGGATTCCAGCCCAGAATCTTTCTGGCTTTTTCACTCGAAGCAATAAGCTGTGCCGGGTCACCAGCGCGGCGGGCACCCATTTCCACCTTGATGTCCTTGCCCGTGGCTTCTTTGGCAGCTTCAATCATTTCCTTTACGGAGAAGCCCTGACCATTGCCCAGGTTAAAGATATTGCTGTCGCCGCCCTTGCGCAGATACTCGAGCGCCAGTACATGGGCATCGGCGAGGTCGATTACATGGATGTAGTCGCGCAGGCAGGTGCCATCCGGCGTTGCATAATCATCGCCAAAGATGGTGATATGGTCACGCTTGCCCAGCGGAACCTGCAGGATGAGCGGAATCAGATGCGTTTCCGGATGATGGTCCTCACCGATGGAACCATCGTCCAAAGCACCTGCGGCATTGAAGTAGCGCAGGGACACATAGCGGATGCCATCGGCCCGGCTGACCCACTTCATCATCTTTTCCATGGTGAGCTTGCTCTCGCCATAGGTATTGGTCGGGCAGGTTTCATCATCTTCCATGATGGGGATTTTCTTGGGTTCGCCATAGACAGCAGCTGTCGAGGAGAACACAATCTTATCCACATGATGGCGCACCATGGCTTCGAGCAGCACCTGCATACCATAAACATTATTATTGAAGTATTTAAGCGGCTTTTCCATGCTCTCGCCGACCAGCGAGTTGGCTGCGAAGTGAATGACCGCTTCAATTTGATTCTCGGTAAAAATCTTGTCGAGAACCGCTGCTTCACGGATATCCCCTTCGTAGAATTTTGCCTTGGGATTCAGGGCATCACGATGACCAGTCTGCAGGTTATCCACGATAACCACATCTTCGCCCTTTTCCACTAACTGATGTACGGCATGGGAGCCGATGTAACCGGCACCGCCGCAAACAAGAATTGACATGTCAATGCGCTCCTTTATCATCAAACAGAAATCGCTTTCTATTTTAACATCTTTTCTATGGATTTACTATGCGTTTTCTATCATTTTACCCGATGGGTACCATCTGCAATGTTAGCCACGTAGAAGCTCGGTGCATAGCCGATTTTTTCCGTGTACACCTTACCTACTTTTTCCTTGAAGGCTTCTATGGCTTCATTCTTGACGAGGCTCACCGTGCAACCGCCAAAGCCGGCGCCGGTCATGCGGGAACCGATTACACCATCCACCTGCCAGGCAAGCTCTGCCAGCGTATCGAGCTCTTTGCCCGTTACATCGTAATCATCACGCAGGGAATAATGGGATTCATTCATCAGCTTGCCAAACTTAGCTACATCATTTGCTTCCAGAGCCTCAACGGCTTCCAGCGTGCGGTTGTTTTCCAGTACCGCATGACGGGCACGCTGACGTTCCAATGGTTCGGAAATGGCACCGGCCAGCTGATTGAACTCTTCATTGGAAAGCTCGCCCAGAGCATTCAATTCCGGCTTTACTTCCTTGAGTTCATTCAGCGCATGCTCACACTGGGCACGGCGTACATTGTAGGCGCTAGAAGCCAGGCTGTGCGGCTTGTTGGTGTTGGTAATAACGATGCTGGCACCGTCCAGAGCGATTTTGCTGTAACGGTAGGAAAGCGTGTTGCAGTCGAGAAGAATTGCGCAATCCTTCTTGCCCATGCCCACAGCGAACTGGTCCATAATGCCGCAGTTGACACCAACAAAGGTGTTTTCGGCTTTCTGGGAAAGTTTTACCATTTCGACCATATCCAGACCGAAGTCAAAGGCATCGTTCAGGATAAGGGCCGTCAGCACTTCGATAGAAGCCGAGGAAGAAAGACCGGAGCCATTGGGCAGCGTGCCGAAAATCAGAATATCAAAGCCGTGACCAGCCTTAAATCCTGCATCTTCAAAAACCTTTACCACGCCCATGGGGTAATTGGCCCAATCCTTAGCCTTGTCATAGCTCAGGCCGCTCATCGGGAACTCGATTACGCCCTTGTCTGCCATATTCATGGAGTAAATCTGCGTCTTGCTGTCCTGACGGTCAGCCACCAGTGCATAGGTTCCCAGCGAAATTGCACAGGGGAATACATGACCACCATTGTAGTCCGTATGCTCACCGATTAAGTTCACACGGCCTGGTGAGAAATAGCTGCGCGTCTCTCTGGCAGCATCAGCACCGAATTTAGCAGCAAACTCTGCCTGCATTTTCGCGAGAATTTCATTTTCTTTTTCCATGTTCAAGGCCTCCTATATATGTAAACGTTTTCTTTTGTTTTGAAAAATTAAGGCGCAACTCTGTGCTTCGCTTACAAAGTTGCGCCGCATTTCCCTTTGTTATCTCTAGTTTACTCCTGAACGCCGGGAATGTCAAGATTTTTTGAAAACGTTTTCTTTGACATTTTCTTACGTTTTTTACTTATTCATGTCTTCCCATTTTTCTTCCAGTTCTTCCACAATGCGGGCATGTTCTTCTTCCGTCAGCGTCACCTTGCCACGATAAACGAAGGCAGCGATAACCAGCAGCAGTACCGGAATAGCGAACATGATGAGCTGGAATTTCAGCAGGCCGCCTGCCGTGATGTCAGCAGCCGTTGCACCACCGGTCATGCCAACCCATACAGCTGTCAGACCAACGATACCGCCCGTAATGGCACCAGAGAGTTTATCCACCAGCGGACGCACGCAGAGGCAGACCGCTTCATCACGATGGCCGAGTTTCAGCTGGCCATATTCAACAGAGTCTGTAATGGTCATGAGAACCACGAGGAAGATCAGCGGCTGCGGCAGGTTGAAGAGACCAGCAGCGACCAGTGCCATCCAAACATTGGTACCGGAAACCGCATAGAGAATCAGAGCAGCCGTCATGATAGCCAAAGAGCTGAAAAACAACTTGCGGCGGCTGAATTTCGTCGTGAGTACCGGGAACAAAGCCACAGCCATCAGACCGATAACCACGTTGATTATACCTAAGATGGAGAATTTCGTTGCATCACCGATAACATAGATGAAATAGTAAAGATTGAAGTTATTTACAATATTCTGTCCTAAACCCAAAATCAAATAAGCGCAGGCTATCCACAGCAGCTGGTCATTCTTGGCCAGAACTTTGAATACATCTTTGAAGGACGTTTCCACCTTGTTTTCACGCAGAGCAGATTCCTGTTCCTTGGTGCCTATGCCCAGGATAATTGCGCCCAGCGTTGCGATACCGCCGCCGATGCAGGCAAAGGCAAACCAGCCCTGCGGGTCACCAGCACCGCCATTCTGATTAACGGAGAAATAGAGCACAATCGGCATAACCATGATGGTTACGAGCTGGCCGCCGAATACCGAACCGATACGGGCAACCGTAGCCGTGATTTCACGTTCGTGAGAATCAAAGGAAAGCGCCGGAATCATGGACCAGATAGCTACGTCCTTAGCGGAGTAGAACACATCCATGATAAAGTAAACGATTGCGAAAAGAATCAGATAAAGGGTCGGATTCGTTACGGTAAGACCGCCAAAATCCGTAAAGAGTGCTGCCAGCGTAATCGCTGCTACAAACGCACCTACGATAACCCAGGGCTTAAACCGGCCCCAACGAGTTTTCGTCTTGTCGATGATGTTGCCCATAAACGGGTCAATGAAAAGTTCTGCCACACGCAGTACCATGATGATGGTCGTAACTACACCAATCATGTACGCATCCCGGCTGGGATTATTGGATGAAAAAAGATTACTGGTAACAAAAATCATAAAATACGTTGCCAGCATGGCGTAAAATACGTCATGTCCAAAGGTACCGCAAGCATAAGCGATGCGCGGCCACATGCTGCTTTTCTTCTCTGCCACTGCTACTGCCTCCATTGTCCGAGCCTCCTAAAATCAACCTTTAATCGTCCGCATATAGGCGATTAAGCCATCAGCAATTTTTTCCAAATCTCCGGAGCTGGTATTGACAACCAAGTCGTAATTTTCACCAGCGCCCCAGGTACGTCCCGTGTAGTAGTTGTAGTAACGGGCACGCTTTTCGTCTTCCTTGTCCAGTTCCTTCAGGCTCTTGCCGTCATAGACTTCCTGACCACGTTTCTCACGGAAATCATCGTCAGCGCAGACAAAAATTGAGAAAACGTTATCTTTTTTCCGCAGAGCATAATCGGCGCTGCGTCCCAGGAAAATACAAGGAGCATCCTCCGCCAGTTTGCGGATGGCAGCCGACTCGCTCATAAACATTTCCTGACTGCTGCTGCCCATATGAGTACCAAAGGAATGGAACGGAATAAAGCTCATGGACAGGGGCTTAACCTGATTTTCCATTTCTAACAGCTCTTCTTCACTCAAATCATCAATCCCCAGCTTTGCTGCGGCGATGTGGACAATCTGGCGGTCATAAAGCTTGATGTCTAATTTCTTCGCCATAATCTCCGCCAGCTCACGCCCGCCAGCACCATACTGACGGCTGATGGTGATAACCGTATTTTCCATTAATAGTCCCCCTTGTTTTGTGTGGAAAATAATGTAAACGTTTTCTTTAGATCTAAAAAATAAATATCGACTTACTATCGTTACTCAAACAATAGTAAACGATTTCCTTATCTATTATTATAGCGTGTTTTGTAGATAATGCAATATGTTTGGTAAAAATAGTAATTTTCAGTTTATTTGTTGGTTCGTGCTGAAATCGTTTTGTTACAGCTCAGTTTGGGCGGAGGTGGTAATACTTTTCGCCGTTGCACTGAATGACCCACATGCAAATTTATAGCTTTCTAGCTACCTGCGCCGGGCAAGACCAGCGGCGCGTATGTTCAGCTCAGTGTTTAGTCTGTGCCGTTTGTGGGCCAGTCCTCACTGCGTTCGGACAGTCGTTCCACAGCGAAAAGTATTACCACCTCCACCCTAAGTTGCATCTGCATAAACTGTATTTTTCTCGGCGATATGCAACAATTACATCGATGTTCTTGTTACGGGAGCAACGAGTTCGTGGAGATAGGCTAATTCGTAACTTGGGGCGGACGGGGAGTGCTTTTTCTGTTAGGAGCGACTGCCTGAACGTAGTGAAGGCCGGCCCCTGTAGGAAGCCGCTAAGCAAATACGCTGAAAGCAGCGCCGTTGGCCTGCCCGGCGCAGGTAACTGGACATCTCTCTTTATCGAGGGGGTCGTTTAGCGGGAAACAGAAAAAGCACTCCCCGTTTGCCCCTGACAACGTATGAACTGGATACCTTTACCACGAACTGAACTCCCCAACAAACTGCAATAAAAAGCCCGCTGACCTATTCGTCAGCGGACTCTTTAGAAAGCGAAAGCATAGCTTATTTTTTTGTCAGCACCCACATATAAGCTGCAAAGTCCGTGTCAATCTTCTCCACGCCCAATCCGTTATACATGAGCTCATCCCCATAGAAAACCTGCCCTTTCATATCCAGGGATTTTTCCCCGCCAAAGTCCATGCTCAAACGCTGGGCGGGCAGGTAATCGGTCAGTTCATATTCCGCATCTGCGTCCAGTTCCGTCAACTGCAGCTTCCGAATCGGCGTAGCCGGTTCGGCCAGAGTCTTGAAGTAGAGCACGACCACTTCTTTACCATCTTCGCTGACAAACTGCCAAGCCGTTTCGTTTTTCGTCCCGGCAAAGGGCGTCAGCAGGCGGTAGAACTTACCAAGCTGCAGGGTCGGACGCAGTTTCTTATACAGGGCAACATGCTTTTTGACCTGTTCCTTTTCTGCGGCGCTCATGCGGGTAATATCAAGCTCGTAGCCAAAATCTCCCGCAAAGGCACAGAGTGTTCTCGTCTGCAGGCTCGTCACACGGCCCACCTGATGATTCGGTGTCACTGATACATGGGCGCCCATGCTAATCGGCGGGAACACCAGGCTCGTGCCGCTCTGAATGGACAGGCGGCAGATGGCATCGGTGTTGTCACTCGTCCAGGTCTGCGGCATGTAGTAGAGCATGCCCGCATCAAAGCGGCCGCCGCCGCCGGAGCAGCTTTCAAAGAGTACCTGCGGGAATTTTGCCGTCAGGCGTTCGAGAACATCATAAAGACCGAGCACAAAGCGCGTCTTGGTTTCGCCCTGACGTTCTGCTGGCAGTGCTGCTGAAAAAGCCTCGCTCAAATGGCGGTTGAAGTCCCATTTTACATAGTCGATTTCTGCCGATTCCAGTACATCACCGACGGCTTTCACCACATAATCACAGACCTCCGGGCGGGACAAATCCAGCACGAGCTGATGGCGGCTGAAGCTGTTCTTGTAATCGGGCACATGCAAAATCCAGTCCGGATGCGCGCGGAAAAGCTCGGAATCCTCGGAAATCATCTCCGGCTCGAACCACAGGCCGAATTTCAGCCCCCGCTTATGGGCAGAAGCCGACACGCCTTTTAAGCCCTGCTTTAATTTATTCGTATTGACAAACCAATCCCCCAGACTGCTGTTGTCGTCATTGCGTTTGCCAAACCAGCCGTCATCGAGAACTAAGAGTTCCAGTCCCAAATCGGCAGCAGACTGTGCCAGATTGTCAATTTTTTCCTCATCAAAGTCAAAGTAGGTAGCTTCCCAGTTGTTTACTAAGATAGGACGCAGTTCATGCTGATATTTGCCGCGTACAATATGTTCCCGCACCGTCTGATGGAAAACCTGGCTCATGCCGTTAAGGCCCTTATCGCTGTATACCAGCATCGCTTCCGGTGTCTGGAAAGTTTCACCGGCACTTAAATGCCACTTGAATTCAAAGGGATTGATGCCGCCGATAACCCTGGTCGTACCAAACTGCTCCACTTCGGTTACAAAGGATGCTTCACCGCTCCAAATCAGACTGAAACCATAGACTTCACCGCTCGTTTCGCCGGCATCCTTTCTGGCCAGGGCCAGGAACGGGGACTGCTGATGTGAGCTGGCCCCGCGGCGGCTGCCCGTCTCCTGTACACCGCGCATAAGGGGCACGCGTTCCAAGCTGCGTTCAGCGGCATGGCCGCCATAGAGGCTCAAACGGTCAAAGTCATGGTCAGCAAAATCCAGTGCCAAGCTGGCCGCATTGGTCAGGTCAAAGGCTTCACGGCCGCAGTTCGTAATCCTTGCACTGCGGGTCAGCATGGCCGAATCCTGCAGCAGCGTATATAAGAGCTCCACTGCCAGTTTTCCCTGACTGTCCTTCAGGTAGATATGCAGGGTTTCAGCTTCCTTTTCCCCGGCATATACGGCGGGGAGGCCTTTAAGTTTTGGCTTCCCTGCCGTGATTTCGTAATGGTCATAGAAGAGTTCCGTTACGGTCGTGCCGTTTGCCAGGCGCACTTCATAGGCGGGCAGGCGATAGTCCCCATGGCCATAAGCGGGGTATTCCTGCGGCAGGACGTCGAGCGAGAACGTGCGTTCATTTGGCCAGGCCGCCGGCTGTGGCGAAAAGGCGCGGTCAATGGCCTGCATAGGCGAGCTGTCCCGGAACGTCTTCAGGGGACGGCCCCAATAGCGGTGCAGAACATAGCGGTCTCTTACCACCTGCAGCACATAGCTTACCTGCGCATTATGCAGATGAAAAATCCCATTTTCTTTATCAATCGTAATCATGGCATGGCCTCCTTAAATGGCTTTAAGCGAAAATTCCAGATGCATCGTTTCATTCTTCATGCGGTATTCGTCCAGTACCGGTGCGCCCCAGGTATCGTCACCGCCTACGCCGCACTGGCCGGCCGATGCCCGCAGGAAGGTATGATGTACCTGCGGCAGGTCGTAGCTATGGCGGGCGTTTTCGAGTTCATGGGCGCTGTACGGCAGTGCCGAAGCAGCGAGCGGAATATCGCCGCTAATCCGCACGCCCCTGCCCCGCTTGTCGGTAACTTCCAGCCAGCGGACGCCGTTATGGTTGCCGCATTCCTGTGGCAGCAGGTAGTCTTCCATTTCATCCTGCACGGTAGATATATAGAGGCCCAGCTTTGCGCCTTCCTGACGGTCTGCGTAGTTGGCCTGCGGGCCATAGCCGTAGTAGCGCAGCTCGCTGTAATCTGCGGGCAGGGTAAAGAGCATGGCAAAGTCGGGAATCTCCGGCAGGCCTTTCACCTGCTCATAGTCGAGTTCCGTCTTCAGGCTGCCATCAGCACATACCGTATAGGTAATCTGGCAGCTGGACACCGGCTGGGTAGCCAGCTCATAGGTAAAGCGAACCTTGACTTCATCTGCCGCATATTCCTTGATGCCAAGCTGACCGAACCAGTTGAATTCCTGCCATTTGCCGTCTGCCAGCATTTCCTTTTTGACGCAGCGGCGGTAAAGGCTGGCCAGTTTCCACTGGGCTACGGCAAAATCACGGCGGCAACCGTAGTCGTTATCCACCGGTGCCCGCCAGAAGGAAGGTCTGGGCATTTCTTCTAAGAGTTCCACGCCGTTGAACTTATACGAAACGATATTGCCCTGCGCGCTGGAGAACAGGATTTGCCCACCGGCAAACTGCACGCCCAAATTGATATCGCCCTGCACGACATGCAGGGAATCCATCCCGTCCGCCCGCAGTTGGGGTGTATAATGCACAGGTTCGCTGACCTCTGCTTCAGTCACGGCTTCGGCAGGCGTTAAGACATCCACTTCCTCAACCTGCCATACACCCTGCCCAAAGGCCACTTCATGACCTTTTCTGGCCCAGGCCGTATCTTCCTTCATCAGGAGCGAAACCGTCAGGCTTTCCTCACCGGCATCGGTCACCGGCAGCTCGCTAAGTTCTATCCGCAGTTTTTCACCTGGCTTGACACTGGGCGCAGCCTCCGTCTTTTCCCAGATTTTATGGCCGTCCAGCAACAGTTCATAATGCAGGTCATATTCGCTGGCATCCGTGAACAAGCTGATGTTTTCAATGGTCACGGCATCGGCTTCCACCTGCAGATGGAAATTCTGATAGTTGAACTTCACATCCTGCAATTTGGCCGTAAGCTTCCGGTCGGCATATAAAATGCCATCCCCGCTGAAATTATAGTCGCTGGAACGGTCACCGAAATCGCCGCCATAAGCCAAAAATTCCTTGCCATAGCGGTCTTTTTTCACAATGGCCTGATCGACAAAATCCCAGATAAAGCCGCCCTGATACCGCGGTTCGCGTTCCGTAAGTTCCGTATACTTGTGCATGCCGCCGTTGCTGTTGCCCATGCTATGCGTGTACTCACAGCAGAGGAACGGCTTTTCGGGGTGCTCTTTCAGGAACTTTTCAATGTCGGCGACCTTGGTATACATCTGGCTTTCCATATCGCTGGTATCGTTATAGCGTCTATCCCAGAAGATGCTCTCATAATGCACGAGGCGGGTGGGGTCGGTCTTGCGGAAATACTCGCTCATGGCGAAAATATCCTTGCCGCCGCAGGACTCATTGCCGCAGGACCAGATGATGATGGCCGCATGGTTCTTGTCGCGTTCGAGCATGGACTTGGCTCTATCTAAGATAACGGCCTGCCATTCATCGTGGTCATTGGGAACGGTATTCTCATCACGGGCCAGCACGCCATTCTTCTGCCAGGTGCCATGGGTCTCAAGATTCGTCTCGTCAATCACATAGAGTCCATAGCGGTCACAGAGTTCATAGATATAACTGCTATTCGGATAATGCGAACAGCGCAAGGCGTTGATATTCTGCTGCTTCATCGTGATGATATCCTGCTCAAATTCCGCCGGATTCATGGCCCGCCCGCGATAGCAGTCAAACTCATGGCGGTTCACACCCTTAAAGACAATGCGCTGGCCATTGATTTTCATGAGGCCGTCTTCCAGTTTGAACTCACGGAAGCCCACATGATAGGGAATGACCTCCTGCAGATTGTCCGCGTCATCATAAACAGCCAAAAGGAGTTTATACAGATGCGGATGCTCCGCACTCCACAGCTTGGCCTCCTTCACCGACAGGATAAATTCATCCTCGCCTGCAGCCCCGCTGATGTCCTCCTCAGCAATAAGCGCCCCTGCTGCATCGAGCAGGCTGACCTTGACCTTCTTGGCATGCGCCCCTGACCAGCGGATTTCGCCCGTCAGCTCGCCATCATGGTAATCGTTTACCGGAAGTGCCGTAAGGTGCAAATCCTCCACATGGATGCGCGGCTTCGTATAGATACGCACTTCTCGAAAAATCCCGCCAAAGCGCCAAAAATCCTGGTCCTCAATCCAGCTGCCCGAGGAAAAGCGGAACACCCGCAGGGCCAGTTTATTCTCGCCTTGCACCAGATACGGCGTCAGGTCAAAATCCGCCGGCGTAAAGCTGTCCTCACTATAGCCCACGTAATGACCATTCAGATAGACTGCCACGGCCGATTCCACACCAGCCAGCGACAGATACAGATTCTCCCAGCCCTGCGGCAGGCGGAAGTACTTCACATAAGAACCCGTGGGATTGAAATGCTCCGGTACCTGACCGGGAACCACTGCTTCCTGCCCGTCCCACGGGTAAGTCTGGTTGGTGTACTGCGGCACGCCATAGCCTTCCATCTGGAAATGCGCCGGCACGCGGATGGTATCCCAATCATGGCAGTCAAAATCCAACTGCTCAAAGCCTGCGGGCGCGAGCTTCGGATTCTTCGCATAATGGAAATGCCACAGTCCGTCCAGACTGCGCACATAAGAAGATTCGCCGCGCGTAAGCTCGGCCATATCGGCATAATAATGGTGGTCGCTATGGGCTGGCAGACGGTTCTCCTGGAAAAATTCGGGGTCAGCCAGGCTGGCCAATGAAAATCTGGACTCTGACATGTGATTTCCTCCTTAATCGCTTATAGTAAACGAT
The Selenomonas ruminantium AC2024 DNA segment above includes these coding regions:
- a CDS encoding alpha-galactosidase, which encodes MITIDKENGIFHLHNAQVSYVLQVVRDRYVLHRYWGRPLKTFRDSSPMQAIDRAFSPQPAAWPNERTFSLDVLPQEYPAYGHGDYRLPAYEVRLANGTTVTELFYDHYEITAGKPKLKGLPAVYAGEKEAETLHIYLKDSQGKLAVELLYTLLQDSAMLTRSARITNCGREAFDLTNAASLALDFADHDFDRLSLYGGHAAERSLERVPLMRGVQETGSRRGASSHQQSPFLALARKDAGETSGEVYGFSLIWSGEASFVTEVEQFGTTRVIGGINPFEFKWHLSAGETFQTPEAMLVYSDKGLNGMSQVFHQTVREHIVRGKYQHELRPILVNNWEATYFDFDEEKIDNLAQSAADLGLELLVLDDGWFGKRNDDNSSLGDWFVNTNKLKQGLKGVSASAHKRGLKFGLWFEPEMISEDSELFRAHPDWILHVPDYKNSFSRHQLVLDLSRPEVCDYVVKAVGDVLESAEIDYVKWDFNRHLSEAFSAALPAERQGETKTRFVLGLYDVLERLTAKFPQVLFESCSGGGGRFDAGMLYYMPQTWTSDNTDAICRLSIQSGTSLVFPPISMGAHVSVTPNHQVGRVTSLQTRTLCAFAGDFGYELDITRMSAAEKEQVKKHVALYKKLRPTLQLGKFYRLLTPFAGTKNETAWQFVSEDGKEVVVLYFKTLAEPATPIRKLQLTELDADAEYELTDYLPAQRLSMDFGGEKSLDMKGQVFYGDELMYNGLGVEKIDTDFAAYMWVLTKK
- the galE gene encoding UDP-glucose 4-epimerase GalE codes for the protein MSILVCGGAGYIGSHAVHQLVEKGEDVVIVDNLQTGHRDALNPKAKFYEGDIREAAVLDKIFTENQIEAVIHFAANSLVGESMEKPLKYFNNNVYGMQVLLEAMVRHHVDKIVFSSTAAVYGEPKKIPIMEDDETCPTNTYGESKLTMEKMMKWVSRADGIRYVSLRYFNAAGALDDGSIGEDHHPETHLIPLILQVPLGKRDHITIFGDDYATPDGTCLRDYIHVIDLADAHVLALEYLRKGGDSNIFNLGNGQGFSVKEMIEAAKEATGKDIKVEMGARRAGDPAQLIASSEKARKILGWNPRYTDVKQVIGTAWNWHQKHPNGYEK
- a CDS encoding glycoside hydrolase family 2 TIM barrel-domain containing protein, which gives rise to MSESRFSLASLADPEFFQENRLPAHSDHHYYADMAELTRGESSYVRSLDGLWHFHYAKNPKLAPAGFEQLDFDCHDWDTIRVPAHFQMEGYGVPQYTNQTYPWDGQEAVVPGQVPEHFNPTGSYVKYFRLPQGWENLYLSLAGVESAVAVYLNGHYVGYSEDSFTPADFDLTPYLVQGENKLALRVFRFSSGSWIEDQDFWRFGGIFREVRIYTKPRIHVEDLHLTALPVNDYHDGELTGEIRWSGAHAKKVKVSLLDAAGALIAEEDISGAAGEDEFILSVKEAKLWSAEHPHLYKLLLAVYDDADNLQEVIPYHVGFREFKLEDGLMKINGQRIVFKGVNRHEFDCYRGRAMNPAEFEQDIITMKQQNINALRCSHYPNSSYIYELCDRYGLYVIDETNLETHGTWQKNGVLARDENTVPNDHDEWQAVILDRAKSMLERDKNHAAIIIWSCGNESCGGKDIFAMSEYFRKTDPTRLVHYESIFWDRRYNDTSDMESQMYTKVADIEKFLKEHPEKPFLCCEYTHSMGNSNGGMHKYTELTEREPRYQGGFIWDFVDQAIVKKDRYGKEFLAYGGDFGDRSSDYNFSGDGILYADRKLTAKLQDVKFNYQNFHLQVEADAVTIENISLFTDASEYDLHYELLLDGHKIWEKTEAAPSVKPGEKLRIELSELPVTDAGEESLTVSLLMKEDTAWARKGHEVAFGQGVWQVEEVDVLTPAEAVTEAEVSEPVHYTPQLRADGMDSLHVVQGDINLGVQFAGGQILFSSAQGNIVSYKFNGVELLEEMPRPSFWRAPVDNDYGCRRDFAVAQWKLASLYRRCVKKEMLADGKWQEFNWFGQLGIKEYAADEVKVRFTYELATQPVSSCQITYTVCADGSLKTELDYEQVKGLPEIPDFAMLFTLPADYSELRYYGYGPQANYADRQEGAKLGLYISTVQDEMEDYLLPQECGNHNGVRWLEVTDKRGRGVRISGDIPLAASALPYSAHELENARHSYDLPQVHHTFLRASAGQCGVGGDDTWGAPVLDEYRMKNETMHLEFSLKAI
- a CDS encoding glycoside-pentoside-hexuronide (GPH):cation symporter, which produces MEAVAVAEKKSSMWPRIAYACGTFGHDVFYAMLATYFMIFVTSNLFSSNNPSRDAYMIGVVTTIIMVLRVAELFIDPFMGNIIDKTKTRWGRFKPWVIVGAFVAAITLAALFTDFGGLTVTNPTLYLILFAIVYFIMDVFYSAKDVAIWSMIPALSFDSHEREITATVARIGSVFGGQLVTIMVMPIVLYFSVNQNGGAGDPQGWFAFACIGGGIATLGAIILGIGTKEQESALRENKVETSFKDVFKVLAKNDQLLWIACAYLILGLGQNIVNNFNLYYFIYVIGDATKFSILGIINVVIGLMAVALFPVLTTKFSRRKLFFSSLAIMTAALILYAVSGTNVWMALVAAGLFNLPQPLIFLVVLMTITDSVEYGQLKLGHRDEAVCLCVRPLVDKLSGAITGGIVGLTAVWVGMTGGATAADITAGGLLKFQLIMFAIPVLLLVIAAFVYRGKVTLTEEEHARIVEELEEKWEDMNK
- a CDS encoding AAA family ATPase, whose product is MENTVITISRQYGAGGRELAEIMAKKLDIKLYDRQIVHIAAAKLGIDDLSEEELLEMENQVKPLSMSFIPFHSFGTHMGSSSQEMFMSESAAIRKLAEDAPCIFLGRSADYALRKKDNVFSIFVCADDDFREKRGQEVYDGKSLKELDKEDEKRARYYNYYTGRTWGAGENYDLVVNTSSGDLEKIADGLIAYMRTIKG
- a CDS encoding galactokinase, encoding MEKENEILAKMQAEFAAKFGADAARETRSYFSPGRVNLIGEHTDYNGGHVFPCAISLGTYALVADRQDSKTQIYSMNMADKGVIEFPMSGLSYDKAKDWANYPMGVVKVFEDAGFKAGHGFDILIFGTLPNGSGLSSSASIEVLTALILNDAFDFGLDMVEMVKLSQKAENTFVGVNCGIMDQFAVGMGKKDCAILLDCNTLSYRYSKIALDGASIVITNTNKPHSLASSAYNVRRAQCEHALNELKEVKPELNALGELSNEEFNQLAGAISEPLERQRARHAVLENNRTLEAVEALEANDVAKFGKLMNESHYSLRDDYDVTGKELDTLAELAWQVDGVIGSRMTGAGFGGCTVSLVKNEAIEAFKEKVGKVYTEKIGYAPSFYVANIADGTHRVK